The Rhodanobacteraceae bacterium genomic sequence GCGCAGATGGCGTTCTGGGGCACGCGTTTTTCCAGTGCCGGCTACGTGACGGTGCTGCCCGCCCTGCGCAGTCAGGGCGAATCAGGCGATGCGCCGGTGGGTTACGGCCCGCGCGAAGCCGACGACATGGTGCAGCTGATCCATGCCTTGCAGGCCGAACACGCATTGCCGGCGCCGCTGTACCTGTTCGGCTACTCCTATGGCGCCACGGTGGCGCTGTTCGCGGCGCCGCAACTGCCGGATCTGCGCGGCGTCGTGGCGATGGCGCCGTATGTCCACCCGGTCGACGTAATCCTGCGCGCGCCGGCGACCGGCTGGTTTGCGCCGAAATGGTGGGCGCGCTTCTTCCCGCCGCGCACGCTGCGCAAGGCCATCGAGCGTGCCGACCGCAAGCTCGGCATCGACCTTGCCGCCATCGATCCGGGCGACGCGCTGGCTTCGTCGCACGCCTGCATGCTGCTGCTGCGCGGCAGCGACGACATCCTGATCGCGGACGGTGCATTGCGGCGACTCGCGGCGCGCTCGCCACGCGCGGATAACGTCGAAATCCCGGGCGAAGGACACATCACGCTGTTTTTCCGTGGCCAGCAACTGTCGGCGTCGATCATCGCCTGGGTGCAATCGGTGGCTCCGAATCGCACTGAGCCCTGCCCCAACTTCGCTCCGCCCGCCGCGGAGTGACACGCGCAGCAACCTCGTCACGCATTCGCTAAGATGCGGCGCTTGGCACATCACGAGGGTTCGTCATGCAAACCAGCACGCGCCGCAGCTTCCGCAAACTTCCGCTGGCAATCGCGATCGCGGCCCTGGCGATGGGCGTGGCGCAGGCGGCCGATGCGCCGGCCGCAGCCGAAGCGCAGGCACCCGCGCTGACGGTGATCCATTGCGCGCATCTGATCGACACGGTGGCGGGGAAAATGCTGGGCGCGACCAGCATCGTCATCGACGGCCCGCGCATCAAGGAAGTGGTGGCGGGTTCGGTGAGCCGCGAGGGCGCGAAGGTGATCGACATGCCGGCGAACGACACCTGCCTGCCGGGGCTGATCGATTCGCACACGCATCTGACCTCGCAATTCAGCAAGACCAGCTACAGCGACCAGTTCCGCCTGAACCCGGCCGACTACGCGATCGAGAGCACGGTGTTCGCGCGGCGCACGCTGATGGCGGGCTTCACGACCGTGCGCAACCTGGGCGAAAGCGACAACTCGTCGATCGCGTTGCGCAACGCCATCAACAAGGGCGAGATTGCGGGGCCGCGCATCTTCAGCGCCGGCAAGTTCATCGGCACCACCGGCGGCCATGCCGATCCCACCGACGGTTACCGCTGGGATTTGCAGGGCAACCCGGGCCCGAAGGATGGCATCATCAACTCGCCGGAAGACGCGTGGAAGGCGGTGCGGCAGCATTACAAGGATGGCGCCGACCTCATCAAGATCATGCCCTCGGGCGGCGTGCTGGATGAATCGTCCAGTTCCGAGAATCCGCAGATGACGCTGGACGAGATCAAGGCGGTGGTCGCCGCCGCGCACGACTATGGTTTCACGGTGGCCGCGCACGCGCACGGCGCCGAGGCGATCCGCCGCGCGACGCTGGGCGGCGTCGATTCGATCGAGCACGGCACCTTCATGGACGATCAGGACATGAAGTTGATGAAGGAACACGGCACCTGGTACGTGCCGACCATCATCGCCGGCGAGTACGTGATGGAGAAGGCGAAGGAAGGCTGGTATCCGCCGCAGGTCGCGCGCAAGGCGCTGGAAGTCGGGCCGAAGATCCTGGCCACCGCGGGCAAGGCATACAAGGCGGGCGTGAAGATCGCGTTCGGCACCGACGCCGGCGTGTATCCGCACGGCGAGAACGCGCAGGAGTTTGTCTATATGGTGCAGGCGGGGATGCCGTCGATGTACGCGATCCAGGCCGCGACCACGCACGCGGCCGCGCTGCTGAAGCACTCGCAGGATTTCGGCAGCGTGAGCGCGGGCCAATACGCCGACGTTATTGCCGTGCCCGGCAATCCGCTGGACGACATCGCGCTGATGAAGCAGGTGGACTTCGTGATGAAGGAAGGCGTGGTGTACAAGCAGGACGGCAAACCCACCGCCGCCGCGCTGGAATCCAGCCTTGGAATGTAATGCGGCTGCAAACGAATAAACAAAAGGGCAGTTTCACCTATTGCCAGTGCAGCAGCACATGGTTGAACCCTGAACAATTTTCCGCGAAACGACGCTAACCTGGAATGGGGACGGGCTCTGCCCGTCCCCAAGATGGTGCTTATACGTGTGCTGCTTTCGCTTTTTTGCGAGAGATCAAGAAATACCACATCCAAAGACCCCACAAGACACCGATGGCAGCTGAAATCACAGCAGTGGTCGTGAGCTTTTGGAGAGTGAGTTCTACACCATTGATCTTGGCTATAAAGCAGTAGGCCGCAAACATCCATCCGCCAAACGCGCCGAGTCCGAAGACCCCGACATAGCGCGCAATACCAAGACCCTTTATTGCTTCCGAGGCTGTCATTTTCCCGTACCTCACTGCGTTACTGCTTGCTGGTTTCAGTAGACGGCTGCTTGCCACTTTCGATTTTGATATCGATCGCGCACCCGATCAGCGCGCCCGCCGCGCCCAGCGCAGCACCAGCGATCGCACCGCCTACTGCACCTAACGGTCCACCACTCACTGCCCCGCCGAGGGCACCACCCACCCCGCCGGAAATCGCTCCTCCTCCAATCGAACCCGGCGAACACGAACTCGGAAGTTCACCAGCACCGCTTACCACCATCACATCGTGACTTGTCAAAGCATACATCGCAAAACCCCTTTACGAATTCCCGGAGATTGAAAGCCGCCCCGGCTTCGGCTACCCCGCCACCTCCCCTTCACGTGGACGTGACGGAACGGGTTGCACCGCACCGTTGGAGACCTGCAGCACGTGCTGCGCGCTGGCGATGGTCTCTGGGCGGTGGGCGATCACGATGCGGGTGATCGCAAGTCGATTCACGGCGGCGTTGACCTGCCGCTCACGTTCAATGTCGAGATGACTGGTGGCTTCGTCCAGCACCAGCAGTGCGGGTTTGCGGTAAAGCGCGCGGGCCAGCAAGAGCCGCTGCTTCTGGCCACCGGACAGAGCCGAGCCCATGTCGCCCACCAGGCTCTGGTAGCCCATCGGCATCGCGGCAATGTCGTCGTGGATCGCAGCCAGATGCGCGGCAGCTTCGACGCGCAGCGGATTTACATCGTCATCGAAGCAGGCGATGTTGTCGGCGATGGATCCCGCGAACAGTTGATCGTCCTGCATCACCGCACCAACCTGGCTGCGGTAGCGCGCCAAACCCAGCCGGCGGATGTCCTCGCCGCCGTACCGGACTTCGCCTTCTTCGGGTTGCAGCAAACCAAGGATGATCTTGGCCAGCGTGGTCTTGCCGCAGCCGGACGGGCCGATGAGGGCCACCGACTCGCCTGCCGGAATCGTCAATGAGCAGTCCTTGACGATCCACGGCTCGCCTTCGGCATAACGGAAACTGACGTTGCGAAGCTCGATGCTCGCCTCCGGCATCGGCGCGCCCCACGCGGATTCCACGTGCCGCTCCGGTGCGGTCAGGGCAATGTCGGCCACGCGCTCGGCGTGCAGCCGCAGCATCCGGAACTCGATGCCGGTGTCGATCAGACTGGCAGCACGGCCCACGAACTGGTCGGCATAAGCCACGAAGGCAATCAGCATGCCGGCAGTGAATCGACCATCCAGCACGAGCAGTGCCGCCAGCCAGATCATCGCGATCTTGGCAACGCCAAAGATCAAGCGGTTGCCGCTGCTGAATGCGATGCCAAGGCGCTGCACCGCGATGTTGCGGTTGACGGTCTCAACCACGACATTGGCGAAACGCGCGGTGCGTGGCCGCTGCTGGTTGTGCAGCTTCAGGGTCTGGGCGCCGCGGATCGCTTCCAGCAGCTCGGTTTCCTGGCGCGCGGCATGGACGATCTGATCTTCCTGCGCGCGCCGCAGCGGCCGGTAGGTGAACCACCTCAGCAACCCGTACAGCGCGAACGCGGCCAGCACGATGCAGGTCAGCTTGACGCTGTACAGCATCAACACCACCAGCGTCAGAACCGCCATCAGCCCGTCCAGGAGCGCAGTGACGAAGCTGGTGGTGAAGGTTTGCTGGATACTGTTCATCGACCCGAAGCGCGAGACCACGTCGCCCGCGTGGCGCTTCTCGTACCAGTCCAGCGGCAGCCTCAGCAGGTGCGAGAACACGTTGGTGACCCACTGCACGTTCAACATCGCGCCCAGCCAGGTGATGGTCCACGCCCGCACCGCCGAGATCGCGGCGCCGAACACCGTCACCAGCAGGAAGCCGATCCCGAGCAGCATCAGCAGGCTCTTGTCGGCCGCGACCAGCACCTGGTCGAGGATCCACTGCAGATAGAAGGGTCCGACCAGCGCGAATACTTCGAGGGCAAGCGCCAACACGAAAATCTGGATCAGCGCACGCGGCAGGCCCTTGATCTTGCCGGTTAGTGCGCGCAGCGAGACCGATTCGCGCGCCTTCACCGGTTTGAAGTCGGCGCCGGGCGTGCATTCCAGCGCCACACCAGTGAAATGTTTCGAGAGTTCTGCTGTCGAGAGCTTGCGCACGCCACGCGCCGGATCGTGGATCACCGCGCCGCCCGCCGTGACCCGTTCCAGCACCACGAAGTGGTTCAGATCCCAGTGCAGAATGCAGGGAGCGTTGAGTTCCGAAAGTTCGTCCAGTTCCAGCCGCAACGGACGCGTTTCGAAGCCCAGTTGCCTGGAAAGTTCCATCACCCGCGCAAGGTTCGCGCCCTTCAACGAGGTCGAGTGCTTGCGGCGCAAAGAAGGCAGGTCCACGTCGTGGCCGTGGTAGCGCGCGATCATCGCGAGGGCCGCGAGCCCACACTCCGCGGCTTCGGTCTGCAGGATCACCGGCAGCTTGCGACCCCAGCCCCACTGCAGGCCATCGAACAAACCGCCCTTCATGGCCGCCTCGGCGTTCATGGAGGCCTGCCTCCTTCGACTGCGACCTGCTGGCGCAACCCGAACAACGGCTCGAACACCCACTGCCACAGATTGCGCCGGTCGAGCAGGATGTCGGCATCCAGCGCCATGCCGGGCCTGAGTGCTTCGGTCTTGCCATAGGCATCGATGCCCTGGCGGTCCAATGCAACCAGTACCCGGTACAGCGGCACGTCGGCAGCTTGGCCGAGCAGCGAGGCGGTTTCCGCGGGATTCAGCGCGCTGCGCGAGACCCGCATGACCTCGCCGTGTTGCTGTCCGAACTTCTGGTAGGGATACGCCCGGTAGCGCAGCACCACCCGGTTGCCGGGCACCACAAAGCCGATCGCATGACTAGGCACCAGCAACTGGGCTTCCAACCTCGAATCGTTCGGCAGGATGGAAAGGATTGACTGGCCCGCGCTGACGTTCTGCCCGGCCTTCACCAGCAGGGTCGATACCACGCCGCTGCCCGGGGCACGCAGCACCGTGCTGCGCTCGGCCTCGTTGTGCGCCAACTGCGCGTCGATCTGGGCAAGCTGGCCGCGCAACTGGTTGGCCTTGGCCGTGGTATCCAGCGGCAACTGCGCCAGCTGCGATTGCAGGTTGCTGCGCTGCTGGCGGGTATCCAGCCGCTGGCGCTCAAGCGATTTGACCTGCGCCTGGTCGGCCGATGCGGCGGACTG encodes the following:
- a CDS encoding Amidohydrolase, encoding MQTSTRRSFRKLPLAIAIAALAMGVAQAADAPAAAEAQAPALTVIHCAHLIDTVAGKMLGATSIVIDGPRIKEVVAGSVSREGAKVIDMPANDTCLPGLIDSHTHLTSQFSKTSYSDQFRLNPADYAIESTVFARRTLMAGFTTVRNLGESDNSSIALRNAINKGEIAGPRIFSAGKFIGTTGGHADPTDGYRWDLQGNPGPKDGIINSPEDAWKAVRQHYKDGADLIKIMPSGGVLDESSSSENPQMTLDEIKAVVAAAHDYGFTVAAHAHGAEAIRRATLGGVDSIEHGTFMDDQDMKLMKEHGTWYVPTIIAGEYVMEKAKEGWYPPQVARKALEVGPKILATAGKAYKAGVKIAFGTDAGVYPHGENAQEFVYMVQAGMPSMYAIQAATTHAAALLKHSQDFGSVSAGQYADVIAVPGNPLDDIALMKQVDFVMKEGVVYKQDGKPTAAALESSLGM
- a CDS encoding Bacteriocin/lantibiotic efflux ABC transporter, permease/ATP-binding protein, which translates into the protein MNAEAAMKGGLFDGLQWGWGRKLPVILQTEAAECGLAALAMIARYHGHDVDLPSLRRKHSTSLKGANLARVMELSRQLGFETRPLRLELDELSELNAPCILHWDLNHFVVLERVTAGGAVIHDPARGVRKLSTAELSKHFTGVALECTPGADFKPVKARESVSLRALTGKIKGLPRALIQIFVLALALEVFALVGPFYLQWILDQVLVAADKSLLMLLGIGFLLVTVFGAAISAVRAWTITWLGAMLNVQWVTNVFSHLLRLPLDWYEKRHAGDVVSRFGSMNSIQQTFTTSFVTALLDGLMAVLTLVVLMLYSVKLTCIVLAAFALYGLLRWFTYRPLRRAQEDQIVHAARQETELLEAIRGAQTLKLHNQQRPRTARFANVVVETVNRNIAVQRLGIAFSSGNRLIFGVAKIAMIWLAALLVLDGRFTAGMLIAFVAYADQFVGRAASLIDTGIEFRMLRLHAERVADIALTAPERHVESAWGAPMPEASIELRNVSFRYAEGEPWIVKDCSLTIPAGESVALIGPSGCGKTTLAKIILGLLQPEEGEVRYGGEDIRRLGLARYRSQVGAVMQDDQLFAGSIADNIACFDDDVNPLRVEAAAHLAAIHDDIAAMPMGYQSLVGDMGSALSGGQKQRLLLARALYRKPALLVLDEATSHLDIERERQVNAAVNRLAITRIVIAHRPETIASAQHVLQVSNGAVQPVPSRPREGEVAG
- a CDS encoding putative Co/Zn/Cd efflux system membrane fusion protein, whose product is MQARRGRWLGAINLATPLAFVWWALLAAALAAAIVLFLIFGHYTRRATVSGQLQPSAGLLTLSAKTTGTVTRVLVDEGTQIKTGQPLIEVSAGLVSASMGDTHALVSTQLRAQETQLRTTLANLEEQAEAQAKDLRARIRMLAAQVQQIDGQLELQRKQAATASEFVQKIKPLVDKGIVSVAQFNQYQSAASADQAQVKSLERQRLDTRQQRSNLQSQLAQLPLDTTAKANQLRGQLAQIDAQLAHNEAERSTVLRAPGSGVVSTLLVKAGQNVSAGQSILSILPNDSRLEAQLLVPSHAIGFVVPGNRVVLRYRAYPYQKFGQQHGEVMRVSRSALNPAETASLLGQAADVPLYRVLVALDRQGIDAYGKTEALRPGMALDADILLDRRNLWQWVFEPLFGLRQQVAVEGGRPP